One segment of Brassica napus cultivar Da-Ae chromosome C3, Da-Ae, whole genome shotgun sequence DNA contains the following:
- the LOC106405761 gene encoding uncharacterized protein LOC106405761, whose translation MAHSSSSSTIEYKNDKSVVCNFNRLANIVQAWTDDNPGRRFYSCKGRRVGNRYDSCNFFDWYDEEKPHGWQYVALLGARDVMRKHKEEIKILRNKVRELAIASERIGENLTDSKQTCEACKACEELEKEVLILNERSTVYRNVLIASSIGLTMVLGVFVGMMKW comes from the coding sequence ATGGCTCACAGTTCAAGTTCCTCTACGATTGAGTACAAGAACGACAAAAGTGTGGTCTGTAACTTTAACCGTTTAGCAAATATAGTCCAAGCTTGGACAGATGACAATCCGGGTAGGAGGTTCTACAGCTGCAAAGGGCGTAGGGTTGGAAACAGATATGATTCTTGTAACTTTTTTGATTGGTATGATGAAGAGAAGCCACACGGGTGGCAATATGTTGCATTGCTTGGTGCTAGAGATGTCATGCGCAAACATAAAGAGGAGATTAAAATTCTGAGGAACAAGGTAAGAGAACTTGCCATAGCGAGTGAACGCATAGGTGAAAATCTAACTGATTCAAAGCAAACATGTGAGGCATGTAAAGCATGTGAAGAGCTGGAAAAGGAGGTGCTGATACTAAACGAGAGGAGTACGGTGTATCGCAATGTTCTTATTGCGTCATCAATTGGATTGACTATGGTTCTTGGTGTTTTTGTGGGTatgatgaagtggtag
- the LOC106362491 gene encoding uncharacterized protein LOC106362491 — MDENLAEVMKGMTLGEDKTIIIPEDDDFCAIERGGRSILGRLLNPDCQNMGRMLKTMPKIWKVYDRVRGMALTKERFQVSGLLMIGNGNGTMGRISSSNYLQTAKVWVRLYNLPVNYLTLKTIDAVADGIGHVKVIEFDPEKPLLNDYIRVQVVLDLNLPVRDKKSVTLPGGRIEYVDVGYERIRKKCFHCLRLSHEKQKCPLLQGSRNKAKGIAGHQYGSDIGPSGVRQHHNNLADKIMPLLAPSIPPGFEPHASLVAPEVFEQMRLYMNCSDPEERIIREAKMKKTLNELSQDPIAQRCCLRLESAPKVAPLTIEGRGKIFDFSRVQSDQLLDGAESSSKGTDLHKRQRSKDPTERHQWKEVVETNGLMTSSSHRQDSVLIRTSDQFGTAPANLDDPKVFLKSPALAGGFTVGVGDGQIGERGSRSKSSHKSRSSWTRRNQNKRRVSSAEHSENHLIREDAAGKRKADEEGEVSSKMSRHNKGGLMVHQKPSTPQ, encoded by the exons ATGGACGAAAATCTGGCGGAGGTTATGAAAGGTATGACGCTTGGAGAAGATAAAACAATCATCATCCCTGAGGACGATGATTTCTGTGCGATTGAAAGGGGAGGGAGAAGTATTCTGGGTCGTCTCCTTAACCCTGACTGTCAGAATATGGGAAGGATGTTAAAGACTATGCCCAAAATCTGGAAGGTTTATGATAGAGTTCGGGGGATGGCTCTTACTAAGGAGAGATTTCA GGTTTCTGGACTTTTGATGATTGGGAATGGCAATGGAACGATGGGTAGAATTTCCTCCTCCAATTACCTTCAAACAGCTAAAGTGTGGGTGCGTCTCTACAACCTGCCAGTCAACTACCTCACTTTGAAGACGATTGATGCAGTTGCAGATGGTATAGGCCATGTCAAGGTGATTGAGTTCGACCCTGAAAAACCGCTACTGAATGACTATATCAGAGTCCAAGTTGTTTTGGACCTAAATCTACCGGTTCGAGACAAAAAATCGGTGACGCTACCTGGAGGCAGAATTGAATATGTGGACGTTGGATATGAACGCATCAGGAAGAAGTGTTTCCACTGCCTGAGGCTGTCGCATGAGAAACAAAAATGTCCCCTGCTCCAAGGTTCCCGGAACAAGGCTAAGGGCATTGCTGGTCATCAGTATGGCTCGGACATTGGGCCTTCAGGAGTTAGGCAGCATCATAACAATCTGGCTGACAAGATCATGCCTCTTCTAGCTCCATCCATTCCTCCTGGTTTTGAGCCTCATGCATCCTTAGTTGCACCGGAGGTCTTTGAGCAGATGAGGCTCTACATGAATTGTTCTGATCCAGAGGAGAGGATTATCAGAGAAGCAAAGATGAAGAAAACTCTCAATGAGCTATCTCAGGACCCCATCGCCCAACGATGTTGCTTGCGTCTTGAATCTGCTCCAAAAGTAGCACCGTTAACAATTGAGGGTAGAGGTAAAATCTTTGATTTCAGCAGAGTCCAGTCAGATCAGCTCCTTGACGGTGCAGAATCTTCATCCAAGGGTACTGATCTCCACAAACGGCAAAGGTCGAAAGATCCAACAGAACGACATCAGTGGAAGGAGGTAGTAGAAACGAATGGACTTATGACCTCTAGCAGCCATAGACAAGATTCTGTCCTTATTCGCACAAGCGATCAGTTTGGTACAGCACCTGCTAATCTTGATGATCCCAAAGTTTTTTTGAAATCCCCGGCCTTAGCTGGTGGTTTTACTGTTGGGGTTGGCGATGGTCAGATAGGAGAACGTGGTAGCAGAAGTAAGAGTTCTCATAAGAGCAGAAGCTCGTGGACCAGAAGgaaccaaaacaaaagaagagtcTCTTCAGCGGAACACTCTGAAAATCACCTCATCAGGGAGGATGCAGCTGGTAAACGCAAGGCAGATGAAGAAGGGGAAGTTTCCTCAAAAATGTCACGACACAACAAGGGTGGTTTGATGGTTCACCAGAAACCATCCACTCCTCAATGA
- the LOC106404171 gene encoding uncharacterized protein LOC106404171 has translation MQPTPTTVNGLNEETKKWDPPLPGYVKCNIYANWRNAKLHSGVSFIVRDQSGNVLHHARDANTFSPNRATAELRCLVWTLQSLKDLGYQDVVIGSDFREIVEAIKKPLEWPLFRMLLQKINTFCGMFCSVAFELETVSSNQIAREIANSVLRDGRFQSYLALGGPAWLHQRILRDALLISS, from the coding sequence ATGCAACCAACGCCTACGACCGTAAACGGGTTGAATGAGGAAACGAAGAAATGGGATCCACCTCTTCCAGGTTATGTCAAATGCAACATCTACGCAAACTGGAGAAACGCAAAGCTCCATAGTGGAGTGTCTTTCATTGTTCGTGATCAGAGTGGTAATGTCCTCCATCATGCTAGAGATGCTAACACTTTCTCTCCGAACAGAGCGACTGCTGAGCTTCGATGTCTGGTATGGACCTTACAGAGTTTAAAGGATTTGGGTTATCAGGATGTTGTGATTGGTTCAGATTTTCGTGAGATCGTTGAAGCAATAAAGAAGCCCCTAGAATGGCCCTTGTTCAGAATGCTTCTTCAGAAGATTAACACTTTTTGTGGTATGTTCTGTTCGGTAGCTTTTGAGTTAGAGACGGTTTCTTCAAATCAGATAGCAAGAGAGATTGCAAATAGTGTTCTTCGAGATGGCCGTTTTCAATCTTACTTGGCCTTAGGAGGACCGGCGTGGCTTCACCAAAGGATTTTAAGGGATGCATTGTTGATTAGCTCATAG